The region ttctcTTCAATATTTTTGTGGTATTCATGGacgggatctcaaggcgcagccaaggtgaggagtgtgtccgttttgggaacctcagaattgcatctctgctcttcgcagatggtgtggttttgttggctccatcagaacgcgacctccggcgtgcactggggcggtttgcagctgagtgtgaaatggccgggatgagagtcagcacctccaagtctgaggccgtggttctctaccggaaaatggtggattgcttcctccggattggggatgagttgtttcctcaagtgaaggagttcaagtatctcggggtcgtgatgttcacgagtgagggtaggatggagcaggagattgacaggtggattggtgcagcatcagtagtaatgtggacgttgtaccggaccgttgtggtgaagagggagctgagccgggaggcaaagctctcaatttaccagtcaatctttgttccaaccctcacctatggtcatgagctttgggtagtgaccgaaagggtgagattggggatacaagcggctgaaacgagtttcctccgtagggtgtctgggctcagccttagagatagggtgaggagctcggacctccggagggagctcggagtagagccgctgctccttcacatcgaaaggagccagttgttcgggcatctgatcaggatgcctcctgggcaccttcctttggaggttttccaggcacggccaactgggaggagaccccggggtagacccagaactcgctggagggaccacatgtccaatctgtcctgggaacgctttgggatcccccaggaggagctggagggcattgtggAGAAGAGGGACGATgactggagggccctacttagcttgctgccaccgcgacccgaccccggagaagcagctgataatgagatgagaggagaggagaggagaggagaggagaggagaggagaggagaggagatgaacccccccttttttttttctccaattgtacttggctaattaccccactcttctgagctgtcccgatcactgctccaccccctctgccaatctggggagggctgcagaccaccacatgcctcctccgatacatgtggcgtcgccagccgcttcttttcacctgacagtgaggagtttcgccaggggaacataacgcatgggaggatcacactattccccccacttccccctcccccccaaacaggtgccccaactgaccacaggagacgctactgcagcgaccaggatacacacccacatccggcttcccacctgcagacacggcgaattgtgtctgatgtccgaccaagccggaggtaacacggggattcgaaccgtgatccccgtgttggtaggcaacgaaatagaccagtacgctacccggacgcccctttgggGTAGATTTTAAGTGAAGGGTGCACTAACGGACTGGAGCTAATGCAATCTGACAACACTGTGGGCTCGCTTCTGGACTTTTTAAAGACTCCTATGTGAATACACTCTAGTTTAGGAAACCTGTTGTGTAATTTTGTTTGACCCACCATCTGTTCGAGAaaagtttattttttatttatttttttatttttattttgatatactttattaatccccatggactatattgtaattaatgcatttcaccTTAAAGTATTAAACGTGGGGTGTCCggatagagtagcggtctattccgttgcctaccaacacggggatcgtccgttcgaatccccgtgttgcctctggcttgcttgagcgtccctacagacacaattcaccgtgtctgcgggtgggaagccggatgtgggtatgtgtccttgttgctgcactagcgcctcctccggtcggtcggggcgcctgttttggggggagggggaactgggggggaatagcgcgatccacCCAcactctacatccccctggagaaacgcctcactgtcaggtgaaaagatgtagctggcgactccacgtgtatcggaggagacgtggtagtctgcagccctcctggatcgacagcggggtggagcagagaccgggacagcttggaagagtggggtaattggccgagtacaattggggagaaaaaaagttgaACATAACCTGTGCTTTATAAAGTGAAAGATCTGTTATCACAGCAGTAAGAAGAATCCAGTCCATTTTGCAGAGAAAAATGACACACTGAACTTATTGTTGCTAGTATTGTTATTGTACTACAGTATTGTTGCtagtattgttattgtattacagtattgttgctagtattgttattgtattataGTATTGTTGCTAGTGTTGTTATTGTATTACAGTATTGTTGCtagtattgttattgtattataGTATTGTTGCTAGTATTGTTTTTGTATTACAGTATTGTTGCtagtattgttattgtattataGTATTGTTGCtagtattgttattgtattataGTATTGTTGAtagtattgttattgtattacagtattgttgctagtattgttattgtattacagtattgttgctagtattgttattgtattataGTATTGTTGCTAGTGTTGTTATTGTATTACAGTATTGTTGCtagtattgttattgtattacagtattgttgctagtattgttattgtattataGTATTGTTGCTAGTGTTGTTATTGTATTACAGTATTGTTGCtagtattgttattgtattataGTATTGTTGCTAGTGTTGTTATTGTATTACAGTGGTGTTGCtagtattgttattgtattacagtattgttgctagtattgttattgtattacagtattgttgctagtattgttattgtattataGTATTGTTGCtagtattgttattgtattacagTATTGTCGCTAGTTAGTAAAGATATCACATTACCAACATCACCCTGTTCATCATCCTTCACCCCTTAGCTCCACCCACCAGCCTGGCCCTCACAGGGGTAATAGAGGGCAGGGCGAAGAAGCGTCTGACGGCCCCGACCTTGAGCCTGACACTGAGCGCTGGGTCCCACGATGAAGGCTTCTCCACCGCtgctctctctgcctcccccGATGACACGTCGTCCCTGGACATCAACCTGGAAGCCCTGGAGACGCCGTCTGAGAGCGAATCCTGCAACTTCCCTGGCAGCCTGCACGAACTGGAgtgggagggtgagagagagagagagagagatggagatggagagagggagaaaaaagagagacagacagatgaagagaaagagagattgggtgacaggagagacagagacacagagggagagtgatatagacggagaaagagacagatgaagagaatgagagagagagcgagagatggaaaagagagagagggagagagagagacataaagagacaCAAATGCAAAGGGCGAGAAAGGGAGAGACACActcatgagggagagagagacagatggtgtGTCTGTCCTGGGGAGGATAGTCCTGTAGACAGCTCTTCTTCTCTTATGTTATCTGTTGAATGCAGGACTCTGAATTGGAGAAGCGTTATAATTTTTGTAGCACTGTAAAAAATGTTGGCGACAGATTTTGGGAATCAGCTAATCACACTGAGTAGCAGCCGGGGCGGTCCGCTTACATCTGTCTATAACACCTGTCTGATGTCAGGCCAAACTCTGATTCCACCCCAGTTTGTTATCTGCACCTGAGTTAAGATGTCTCAACTCATGCTAACCTGGCTGTTAATAGGGGTGCATGTCGATATGGTGGCGATTAGGCTAACACCCTCCAGACTCTGACCTTTGCCCTCTGTCACCCTGCAGACGACCTCCCTCGGCTGGGTATGAGTGGGTCTGGCGGCGGGTCAGGGGGTCTGGCTAATTCCTCAGGGGTGGAGCATGCTGAGATGGGTTCTCTGGAGCTGGACCAGGTGGACAGTAAGGGGCGCCGATGGAGGAGGTTCTGCATCACAGGACAAGAGTTCCACGTCAACATGAGCGTCCTGGAGCCGTACCTGCAGGTCCTGTCCCATGGAGGTGAGCCGTGTCCGGAAAACCAGTTCTGCACAATCTGAGTTAAAAATCCCTCTTAATGTCCCACGTTGTAAGGTACATTTGTCCTTTACTGTTACCTTTAGCGacatcaggttacacacagtagTGTAAGATCAGCCCAATGTTGAGGATAGCCAACgtggaggactttttttttctttttttgaggaaATGACAAGATATTCTTTGGAAAAcaacaatagacacaaagaacgtCTTCAAGCCACATCACATTTGTTGTGTCCACCAATAAACAAAATGGAAATTACACTACAGACATTGCTAAGCTATCAACTTGTCCATATTGGTACTCTCACTGTAATTCAGCGATTTACCATACAGCTGGCCTTCCAGGGAGAGTCATGATGCTAACAATACTGCTGTGGTTACCAAAAATAAACACTTTGCCCACACTGCCGGCAACTGGAAAACACAACTGTCTAATGTAGTTATGGAAGATTTCCAACAAGATTTCCCGAAAAGGTAAAGCACCAGCTGTGCCTGACCAGAGACTCTGGTGGCGAGCCACAAGGTGTACTAGATCACCTAATGGTAGAATTTGAGCCCGAGTGTCTCAAAACGTCTAATAGATGGAAAACTTGGTGACGTCTATTCATTTTAAGTCCCGTTAGTGGGACTTCAAATCCAGGTCACATAATCTGATGACCATCTCATGCCTGAGAAAGTGGGTGAGCGCCATATGAGCTATCTGTTTGTGATTGGTTGTCAGGTTACTATGACGATGGTATGAATGCCATCATCCTGTTCTCCTCCTGCTACCTGCCTGAGAACTCTGTGGAAAACTACGACTACGTCATGGAAAACCTGTTCCGGTCAGTACTACATAAAGACACACTGGGAAAAAAACCCAGCAATTTGTGGTATCGTGTTTGTAATAGAAAATGGTGGTGTCAAATGATGTACTGGCCTGCTGGGGCTGTTAAGAACTGAGCCGGGATGCGCTGATGTTGAACAGTTTTACTAGTCACCGCTGCACAATTTGCACGGCACTGACGTtcacactgtatatatatatatgtgtatatatatatatatatatatatgcatgcatgagTGAGTATATGTGGTGTTAAAAGTGTTTGGGTGTGTATGTCTGGAAGTAAAAATCCCATTCATAATCACCGTAAGGAATTTTATTATTCACAGTACAAGGCAACATCTACTTTGGCTAGCAGCATGTTCCGCCATGTTGTCTCTCTGCTTTTTCAGGGATGAAGAGAAGACAAATCATAAGACTCAACAatatatatagagatagatagatagatataagaaTGCATAAAAGATTAAATATACATGCTCACAAGAGTTGATTGAAACTGATTTATAGCGAGGGAAAGGAACTTGTCATCATTTGCAATGCTTTATGGGATGAGTAGTTCCTTCCCTCTTAAAATACATGAAATACACAGTGTTGTACCTTTGTCTTTTTAACTGTTTTTTCATAtataatatttttattttttttctgcttGGAGTCAATTCATAAAAGCCCATATTTCATCTCGTAGCAGGTAGGATGGGCTCAAGGCGTACAACTCTTTACATAAgaattttctgaaatgtctgacAAAAATGAATAGGAAATGTATTTCCGCAACCTGGGCTGCTGGaaaagtaggggggggggggtcacttttcAGCTCTATCAGTGAGTAGCCAAGTATGCAGAAGCTTAACACGCTGAGAAGCATATCTGGAACAAGATAAAAAGCAACACTGACCCCTGGTGGCTTCTTCTGAGAAGAACAGTAACGTTTGGTTTCACCAGTGGTATAAACAGCATGCACATGCAAATGCTACTGTTCTTTTCAGAAGACGAAAAGGAGAGTAGCAGgagataaagggaaggtttacaagatggtagtgagaccagctatgttgaagatgctaagatttttgttgggagtgaggaaggaggacaggaataggaacgagtatattggagagacagctcaggttggacagtttggagacaaagtaagagagacaagattgagatggtttggacatgtgtggaggagagatgctgggtatatatgggagaaggatgctgaagatgaagctgccagggaagaagagaagaggaaggccaaagaggaggtttatgggtgtggtgagggaggacatgcaggtggctggtgtgacagaggaagatgcagaggacaggaagagatggagatggatgatctgctgtggcgccccctaacgggagcagctgaaagaagtggAAGATATATTTAGCATGCACGTGTACAGCAGACAGCCTTCATAATATcctaaaaaggaagaaaaaaaaggttttgtctACCAACATAAACAGGTTACTTAGAATAAGCAGTGAGACGGAGAACTAATATCACACAAACTTTATAAACTATCACCGTGTGGATCGTGTCCTTGGCTGTAACTAACTCAACCATTACGTAACGTGCTTGTTATGTATAAACCGAATGCCGATGGTATTCAATAATAGAGTTCAAGTCCAAAATAGATATTGTGTGGCCAATTAGAAATGCTATTGACATTTGAATTTTCTCTTGACACACAGTTAAACTGAGGGGGGATACAGTTTGGGGAAACTCCAGGAGAATTCTTCATTAAAGTCTGAACTAAAGCTATAGACAGCTACACAGCAATTAACCAAGGGAAGCATTACAGGCAACCGTTTTTAGCAGAGGTGAGACcaagtctttttttccccaagtcaCAAGTAAGTTTCAAGTCTTGGCACTCATGTCTCAAGTCAAAACAGACAAGTCCCAAGTCGAAACAGACAAGTCCCAAGTCAAAACAGACAAGTCCTAAGTCAAAACAGACAAGTCCCAAGTCGAAACAGACAAGTCCCACGTCAAGTCCCAAGTTATAAACTTTGAGTTTCAAGTCCTAAACAAGTCATTATGCACTCATCAAATTTAATACCATTTCAAAATGTTATACTAAATAAATTAAATTTACTCATatcgctttttaaaaaaaaagtatttattaCGTATTGATTCAAAGTGGCTCGATTACGGAAACGAAgagctgattggctgcacacCTATTAAAAAGCGTTTTAGCTTTGGGCTTAGAGAAGGCATCAACTCTTTCAGGTCAAAAGGCTGTGAAGTCATTACAAGTCAAGTCATGAGTCATTGGTGTTAAAGTCAAAGTCGAGTTGTAAGTCTTTTTCAGTTTTGTCAAGCCTGAAGTCATCAAATGTGTGACCCGAGTCCAAGTCAGGTACTGAGGTCCACACCTCTGGGTTTTACCATTTGGTCTGTAGCAAACTTTGAATGAATAGAACCGTTCAGCTCTTTACTCATGGACCACTCGAGGAtgactatgatgatgatgatggacgtGTTCTGCTCTGAAAACACATGATGATTATAATCAGTGTATGTGTGGTCCTCTGCAGGTACATTGTTGGGACGTTGGACCTGATGGTATCGGAGAACTACATCCTGGTGTACTTGtgtgggatggctcagaggaacAAGATGCCAGCCATTAAGTGGTTGCGACAGTGTTACACTTCCATAGACAGACGGTACCAGACATGATCTTATTAAGACACTTCAGTTTTAACATCGTAAAcaccctccctgtgtgtgtgtgtgtgttaaggtaaCCAGATTTTCAAATTTGCAAAGTCCCAAACAGGGACACTGACAAGGCATAATGTGCATCCTAATTCCTTCAGCGACTGGTTCATTAGCAGCTCTGTCACACATTTGTCTTTTGCTTAACTTGAATTTTAGCTAATTATCATTGACATTTTAGAATTTTGTACTGATAACGAGGGCTGTCAATTACATTTTAGCACCTTTATGGCATGATAAGCTGTAATTAATCACAATTaacaaaaatggggaaaaaagtcTAAGGGAATGTAAAGAGGAAATACAGGACAAAATGTTTATGAGggggtctgggtggtgtggcggtctgttgcctaccaacacgagggatcgccggttccaatccccgtgttaccttcggcttggtcgggcgtccccacagacacaattggccgtgtctgcgggtgggaagccggttttgggtatgtgtcctggtcgctgcactagcgcctcctctggtcggtcgggatgcctgctgagggggaactggggggaatagtgtgatcctcccacgcgctacatccccctggtgaaactcctcactgtcaggtgaaaggaagcggctggcgactccacatgtatcggaggaggcatgtggtagtccgcagccctccccggatcggcagagggggtggagcagcaaccgggacggcttggaagagtggggtaattggccgggtacaattggggagaaagaaggggggcaaaaataaataaataaaatgttttatGGGAACTAATAAGTAGGGCCTACTTATCAGTCATGGGAGTTTTCAATTACGCTGAATTGACGTTCTTACCCTGGCGCTGGCGTGTGGCGGGGCAGGTACCATCACCAGTAGAGTTTGCCGCTAGTTAGCTTGACCTGTAGCTAGACTGTATTGTTGCTGCAAAGACTGTTCATCACTCCACTGTGCATCTTAACTTGGTTTAATCAAGAAGTTTTTATCTATTCTTTATTGAAAAGGAACCTGAGAACCAGACAGCACATTCTGATTGACACCCATCAACTAGTCAGTGACATGAGGCGCTAGTTTTCTTCTGCGTGACTGCTGATTTGATGTGTGGCCTGTTTTATCTTTTATCACGTTCTCATGAAAGCTGGTATCTTGAGGGGAGAACCTGCTGAAACTGACCAAGGGTCTCATTTATACAACAGTGCATGGGATCCTTACTAAAAGtacgtgcgcacacacaaaaaaaaaaaattcagacttAAATGTGAgagaggcatcattatacaatctggctTTACCTCACCAACTGCGGTTACGTACAGGTGCGCACATTCTCCCGTCAAACTTGTTTTTATAGATCACAAATGTTGCGTGGGAAGTGGCGGACGCCTCTTTCAGGCTCCGTTTTGTGCGCACGCAATGGTTATAAATGAAACCCCAGCAGGTCTTTTCCCGGTCACACCGGGACGACTGgtcagccttgtgtgtgtgtgttttctccaggCTAAAGAAGGACTTGAAGGGGCTGTTGGTGGTCCATCCTGCCTGGTACATCAAGGCGCTCATCACGCTGGTCAAACCCTTCATCAGGTCTGTTCCCTTGAAAGAAATAAACGAGCCATAGGATGACAGAATGAGTATCCATCTATCTagcgagctgtctgtctgtctacttctGTTTCTGATTACTTCATTAACGTAGACTATATTGCTTAAATGTGTTATCAAGCCAGATCGGTGCTCTCTTGGGAATGCGGGAGCTAAATTTAAGGTTTCCAACCCAATTGTAGACCGTTGTTTGTTGGTATGGTAAAGAGACCGGAAATGTGATTTGGCACAATAGAAATCGACTTGACTTCTGTCTGATATCGACTGGTGAGGTGTTCCTGTTGACCTCTCTGCTGTCCTTCACAGTGATAAGTTCAGCAGGAAGATTCGATTCATCCACAGCCTGAAGGAACTGTCGGAGTTCATCCCGACAAACCAGCTCCAGATTCCAGACTGCATCCGAGAGTAAGAGACAGAATCACATGAACACACGGCCTTTATACCAGACCGCTCTTTAGCTTGACTGATCAGTCAGTAAGTTCTGGAGAAGAACCACCGACTGCTTCTGCTGTATAAAGTAACGATGGTGTGAGGAAGTGTGCGACTAAACACATTTCAAAGTCATATGACAGGAGATGTATGTGTTTGCACTGTGTGCAGAAATGGTCACACACACCCTACAAAGAACTCAGTGTTTTCACACTCACTGAGCGGTATCACCACACACAGTGTGTGACTTTATTCTTCCGTCAGGGGAAATTCACTGGTAGACATGGACTGACAGCGAGATGAGTGCTGTCCAGCAGCCTGGtgcttttggtgtgtgtgtgtgtgtgtgtgagatgcagCGAGGTGAGTTCTGGTTCGCTGCTGGTGGGAAAGGGTGAGAGTCACCAATTTCACAAGAAAACACcagcgaggaagaggaggagacatTTTAATCTTCAGTCATCAGGCTGAGACTTCACGGTTACTCACATCCCGGCTGACATGTCCGACTCATTTTCCCCAAAAGCCTGCCAGCTCCCAGACGCCTCTGAATTGAGTCTGTATAGTGCCTCATCTGTGGAGACACGTGTCTAAGCGCTTCACAGATAAAAGACGAGAAAAAAATAAAGAGTAAAAGGATAAAAGAGGGGTTTTAAAAACCTCGATGGAAGGGGCAGTTCTGAGAAAGCGTGGGAGGGAGGCGTGGGGGGAAGAGTAGGGGGATGTGGAGATGCGGGGAATAGCTAGAGCGGAGAGAGCGTGAGGTCAGTGAGGTAACTGGGGCTTTAGCCATTTAAGGCTTTTTAGGTCAGGAGGAGGACTTTGAAATGGATCCTGTAATGGACTGGGAGCCAGGAGAGTACGGGGGTTTTGTGGGCTGACTTTTCTGAGGACTCTGGTGGCACTGTTCTGAATGAGGTGTAGATGGCTGATAGATTTGACTGGAAGACCGGCGAGAAGGCTCTGCCATAATCAGGTCGGGAGAAGGTTAGGGCAGGGAAGTCGGTCTGGATCTGGTTTTAAGGTGAAGAAGGAAATCTCCCGGGTGTGTTTGATACAGGCTTGGACTGAGAGTGTGGAGTCGAACTTAACGCCAAGACTGGTCACGACAGAGGAGGGGGGAATGGACTGTTGTACTGGTTTGTGCTACTGGCCtcgtggttagcaccgttgcctcacagcaagaaggtcctgggttcgaaccccaggcaggtcatcccaggtcctttctgtgtggagtttgcgtgttctccccgtccgtgtctgtgtgggtttcctcccaccatcaaaaagacatgcatgttagggtttgtcATGGCAGTTACTcagttccactctgacattacatgaggggcgagacaaaaatctcttatgcCTCTTTTCCCCTGCATGGTGCCGGCTCGACTCAACCCTACTCGCCCCCAGATGCCAAGGGGCcaagtaccaggtacttttttttgggtaccacctccgtcgaggttccaagtgaccTGAGCTGATACTGAAAGGTGACATGACAATACCACTATAAACAAATAATTTAAATATAaattaaaatctttaaaaaaaaaaaaaaactagtcaactcgcccacaaatgaccagcagggcttcgccgtgaggggatactatctgcagtggaaaacaaaatcccaaaaagtaaagcgagtagagtcgaatagagtcgagttgagccagtaccatgcagtggaaaaggggcattacggtattgtcacactttaatatatgttcatgaacatgacacacacacaagcctagaTGCTTGAATGCGCACCGATCAATACAGTGccgtctctcttatagggcagttgtctgttcttcccggCCTtacctcatgtcttccagctctcatcccaccaaggccacttctccaGTTAGGGTGTACAGACTCACTCCACTCAGGGAGTCTCCCACACGTTCCTCTGCTATCACCCAACAGTAGGCCTTTATCTgtacacctggagaagacaccttATAAGACTACTGTTGTTCTGCCACACgtggactttaagcatctatataagcagtgtaaaataaagttaaatatggtataggtcatacatggtgaaagaCTCAAAGTAAGCAAACCAAGTATGAATTGCCCCCACAACCCCCctttttgattacttttaatcaatAACAAATCGTCTGGATGAAGCAAAATGAGAACATGACAGTGGTTGTACATCCTGGGGATCGTCTTACCTCACACATAATAACCGTGATGCtggtgcccgggtagcgtagcggtctattccgttgcctaccagcatgggggatcgccggttcgaatccccatgttacctccggcttggtcgggatccctacagacacaactggccgtgtctgcaggtgggaagctggatgtgggtaggtgtcctggttgctacactggcgcctcctccggtcggtcgaaCATCTCACCCCACGCTTGACCAGAAATAAGTAAAAGACTCGAGAAGTTATTTACACTAATCTGAGTAGACACACTGCGAAGACCCCAGTGTTGACATTTGGGGAAAAACCTATGTGAATGCTCAAAATTCCTCTTGAAACACAACTTAGACCCCACTAATATGAAGAAATGATTCATGATGAAATAATAAAAGGGAAATATGTATTCATAACACACGTGTGTAGATTGGTTACAGATTAACTAAGTAAGCGTTAACATAAGGAAAAGGAAACCAATAACTAAATAAAAAGAGAGGATTTGGGGGAACTACTCTATCAAGTGAGGTCACTGCAGACACTTGCTAAAATCCACATCATCATCACAATcgtatggtggaacccagggatcaggaGAGTATCTGACTTGTACAGCGTCAAGTACGGTCTTCATACAATATTTACAGATCACAATAATCATACAAGTAATGACAAAAACAGGATAACCCACAATCAGAGTACTCGTGAATGATGCACCCCCAGATGCCAAGGGGCCAAACACACCCGTGAACACTATGTAAATCCTTCACCCCTTCTTCAGTATCACGTTTCAATCCCGATATTTCAGCATCGCTGCTAGTAATTTCTGCATAGCGGTCAGTGGAGATCACCTTACACACACCCTGTGAGGCTAACAGAAGGTCC is a window of Lampris incognitus isolate fLamInc1 chromosome 9, fLamInc1.hap2, whole genome shotgun sequence DNA encoding:
- the bnipl gene encoding bcl-2/adenovirus E1B 19 kDa-interacting protein 2-like protein, translating into MGSYSQDMDQYVLNRAPEASVMELSEEWQDEEFPRPLPEDSGIPQEESPATSSDRPAPPTSLALTGVIEGRAKKRLTAPTLSLTLSAGSHDEGFSTAALSASPDDTSSLDINLEALETPSESESCNFPGSLHELEWEDDLPRLGMSGSGGGSGGLANSSGVEHAEMGSLELDQVDSKGRRWRRFCITGQEFHVNMSVLEPYLQVLSHGGYYDDGMNAIILFSSCYLPENSVENYDYVMENLFRYIVGTLDLMVSENYILVYLCGMAQRNKMPAIKWLRQCYTSIDRRLKKDLKGLLVVHPAWYIKALITLVKPFISDKFSRKIRFIHSLKELSEFIPTNQLQIPDCIRE